One Paracidovorax avenae ATCC 19860 genomic region harbors:
- a CDS encoding polysaccharide deacetylase family protein codes for MRPGKAWRPRGAQVLRAGFICTLAASLVLPAGAARAACDKPVYLTLDTGHMGVAPLIADVLKRQHVLVTFFAANEKTQEGDGSLGNFWAGWWKARAAEGHAFASHTYDHVYWRADAGSAQSPSFRVRPSAGPQTGREFTVTAQQYCEEIALSEARLKEITGQAPLPLFRAPGGKTSARLLQAAKRCGYAHVGWSPAGFLGDELPSERYSNAALLQQALEHIRPGDILLAHLGIWSRKDPWAPAVLEPLIEGLKSRGFCFRTLRDHPEYQGWIAAHPVR; via the coding sequence ATGCGCCCCGGTAAGGCCTGGAGGCCGCGAGGAGCCCAAGTGCTGCGCGCAGGCTTCATCTGTACGTTGGCCGCGTCCCTGGTGCTGCCTGCCGGTGCGGCGCGAGCGGCATGTGACAAGCCGGTCTATCTGACGCTGGACACGGGCCACATGGGCGTTGCGCCCCTCATCGCCGATGTGTTGAAGCGCCAGCATGTGCTCGTGACTTTTTTTGCCGCCAATGAAAAGACCCAGGAAGGCGATGGCAGCCTGGGCAATTTCTGGGCGGGCTGGTGGAAGGCGCGCGCGGCCGAGGGCCATGCATTTGCATCCCATACCTACGACCATGTCTATTGGCGTGCGGATGCCGGGTCGGCGCAATCCCCGAGCTTCAGGGTGCGCCCATCGGCCGGGCCGCAGACGGGCAGGGAGTTCACTGTCACGGCACAGCAGTACTGCGAGGAGATCGCCCTGTCGGAAGCCCGCCTGAAGGAAATCACGGGCCAGGCGCCTTTGCCGTTGTTCCGGGCTCCCGGTGGCAAGACATCCGCTCGTCTGCTGCAAGCAGCGAAGCGCTGTGGCTATGCCCATGTGGGATGGTCTCCCGCGGGCTTCCTGGGCGATGAGCTCCCAAGCGAGCGCTACAGCAACGCGGCGCTGCTCCAGCAGGCGCTGGAACACATCCGGCCGGGCGACATCCTGCTGGCCCACCTGGGCATCTGGTCTCGCAAGGATCCGTGGGCTCCCGCAGTGCTCGAGCCTCTGATCGAGGGACTCAAGTCCCGCGGTTTCTGCTTCCGCACGCTCCGTGACCATCCGGAGTACCAAGGCTGGATTGCCGCTCATCCCGTGCGGTGA